The following proteins are encoded in a genomic region of Castor canadensis chromosome 19, mCasCan1.hap1v2, whole genome shotgun sequence:
- the Arpin gene encoding arpin, with amino-acid sequence MSRIYQDGALRSKAVLSARLPGAWDPAAHQGGNGVLLEGELVDMSRHSILDAHGRKERYYVLYIHPSHIHRRKFDPKGNETEPNFSATRKVNTGFLLSSYKVEAKGDTDRLTPEELRRLVNKPELLALTASLTPGETVAFWMPESEMEAMELELGTGVRLKTRGDGPFLESLAKLEAGTVTKCNFAGDGKTGAFWTDNIMAQKSSEGATAEIREQGDGAEDEEWDD; translated from the exons ATGAGCCGCATCTACCAGGACGGGGCGCTCCGGAGCAAGGCGGTGCTGAGCGCGCGGCTGCCCGGGGCCTGGGACCCCGCCGCCCACCAGGG GGGAAATGGTGTCCTGCTGGAGGGAGAACTGGTGGACATGTCTCGTCACAGCATCTTGGATGCCCACGGCAGGAAG GAGCGTTACTACGTTTTGTACATCCATCCAAGTCACATCCACCGCCGTAAATTCGACCCTAAGGGAAATGAAACTGAGCCCAACTTCAGCGCCACCAGGAAGGTGAACACGGGCTTCCTCCTGTCATCCTACA AGGTGGAAGCCAAAGGGGACACGGACAGACTCACGCCCGAGGAGCTGCGGAGGCTGGTGAACAAGCCCGAGCTGCTGGCCCTCACAGCAAGCCTCACCCCCGGGGAGACGGTGGCCTTCTGGATGCCCGAGTCAGAGATGGAGGCCATGGAGCTTGAGCTGGGAACCGGGGTCCGGCTGAAAACTCGAGGCGATGGCCCATTCCTAG AGTCATTAGCCAAGCTGGAGGCTGGGACAGTAACCAAGTGCAATTTTGCTGGTGATGGAAAGACAGGAGCATTCTGGACAGACAACATCATGGCCCAAAAGTCTTCAGAGGGGGCCACAGCGGAGATCCGAGAGCAAGGGGACGGGGCAGAGGACGAGGAGTGG GACGACTGA